Proteins encoded within one genomic window of Camelina sativa cultivar DH55 chromosome 19, Cs, whole genome shotgun sequence:
- the LOC104763728 gene encoding cell division control protein 48 homolog C-like isoform X2 — translation MVRRGRGGGGGGMGGGINRRYLSQVMDLCGKDLTTAEDIVDDLRSRYGNFARLTRQVLLLNVRQVLNVRNNNKRVKDDDEDDNNGDDVEGSAAQRKKQRRVDEKEEKLQRAEQSHLRKRSMERSVSSSPSEDSGDVSTSEDAIYSEKLSPRFDLTNDSLRDNYAKLNSSSKKPIGAPEENNVEVETLSNKGRSKLATMGARKEAKGSLSLSGTIGNGGDLVVEGNKGPTFKDFGGIKKILDDLEMNVLFPILNPEPFKKIGVKPPSGILFHGPPGCGKTKLANAIANEVGVPFYKISATDVVSGVSGASEENIRELFSKAYRTAPSIVFIDEIDAIGSKRENQQREMEKRIVTQLLTCMDGPGHEGEKNGPDSNTGSVLVIGATNRPDALDPALRRSGRFECEIALSAPDEDARAEILSVVAQKLRLEGPFDNRKIARLTPGFVGADLESIAYYAGRKAIKRILDSRKCEQSGDAAEDDKCWLRQPWPEEELEKLFVKMSDFEEAVNLVQASLTREGFSIVPDVKWDDVGGLDHLRLEFNRYLVRPIKRPDIYKAFGVDLETGFLLYGPPGCGKTLIAKAAANEAGANFMHIKGAELLNKYVGESELAIRTLFQRARTCAPCVLFFDEVDALTTSRGKEGAWVVERLLNQFLVELDGGERRNVYVIGATNRPDVVDPAFLRPGRFGNLLYVPLPNADERASILKAIARKKPIDPSVDLDGIAKMNCEDFSGADLAGLVQKATFQAVEEIVGSSESSEDDVIDTTQCTIKMTHFEQALSSVSPSVKKQDRERYEALSKKFQESIGRNTEQVTIGPSFALE, via the exons ATGGTGAGAAGAGGTCGCGGCGGCGGAGGCGGTGGTATGGGCGGAGGAATCAATCGTAGATATCTGAGTCAAGTTATGGATTTATGCGGGAAGGATTTAACTACGGCggaggatatcgtcgatgatcTTCGTTCCAGGTACGGCAATTTTGCGAGGTTGACTCGGCAAGTGCTTCTGCTCAATGTCAGACAAGTCCTTAAtgtaagaaacaacaacaagagggttaaagacgacgacgaagatgaCAACAATGGCGACGATGTGGAAGGTTCTGCTGCtcagagaaagaaacagagacgg GTTgatgagaaagaggagaagttgcAGCGAGCTGAGCAGTCACATCTGAGGAAGAGGAGCATGGAACGTTCAGTGTCTTCTTCTCCGTCGGAAGACAGTGGCGATGTGTCTACCTCCGAGGACGCTATTTACAGCGAGAAGCTTAGTCCGCGGTTTGATTTGACTAATGACAGTCTACGAGATAACTACGCCAAGTTAAACAGCTCCTCCAAGAAACCAATTGGGGCGCCTGAGGAAAACAATGTCGAAGTTGAGACTCTGAGCAACAAAGGTAGAAGCAAGTTGGCTACAATGGGGGCGAGAAAGGAGGCTAAAGGCTCTCTTTCCCTCAGTGGAACTATTGGTAATGGTGGTGATTTGGTAGTTGAGGGTAATAAAGGACCTacttttaaagattttggtgGGATTAAGAAAATTTTGGATGATTTGGAGATGAATGTTCTTTTCCCTATTCTCAATCCTGAACCGTTTAAGAAGATTGGAGTGAAGCCACCAAGCGGGATTCTATTTCATGGACCACCTGGTTGTGGAAAGACCAAGTTGGCCAATGCCATTGCCAATGAAGTTGGTGTTCCGTTTTATAAGATCTCAGCCACAGATGTGGTTTCTGGTGTTTCCG GTGCTTCTGAAGAGAATATTAGAGAGCTCTTCTCTAAAGCGTATAGGACTGCGCCTTCGATTGTGTTTATCGATGAGATTGATGCAATTGGGTCAAAGAGAGAAAATCAGCAAAGGGAGATGGAGAAGCGGATAGTAACGCAATTATTGACTTGTATGGATGGACCTGGTCACGAAGGGGAGAAAAATGGTCCTGACTCTAATACTGGTTCTGTTCTCGTCATTGGAGCTACAAATAGACCTGATGCTCTTGATCCAGCTTTGAGAAGAAGTGGACGATTTGAGTGTGAGATCGCTCTAAGTGCTCCAGATGAAGACGCAAGGGCTGAGATACTCTCTGTTGTAGCCCAAAAACTTAGACTAGAAGGGCCTTTTGACAATAGAAAAATAGCTCGTTTAACACCGGGTTTTGTTGGAGCTGATTTGGAGAGTATTGCTTACTATGCTGGCAGGAAAGCCATAAAGAGAATCTTGGATTCAAGAAAATGTGAACAGTCTGGAGACGCTGCTGAAGATGATAAATGTTGGCTGAGGCAGCCCTGGCCAGAAGAAGAGTTGGAAAAACTCTTTGTCAAAATGTCTGATTTCGAG GAAGCAGTGAATCTAGTTCAGGCATCTTTAACAAGAGAAGGATTCTCAATTGTGCCTGACGTCAAGTGGGATGATGTTGGTGGACTCGACCATCTACGTCTTGAATTCAACCGTTATTTAGTCAGGCCTATCAAAAGGCCTGATATATATAAG GCTTTTGGGGTAGACTTAGAGACAGGATTTTTGCTCTATGGACCACCGGGTTGTGGCAAGACATTGATTGCAAAGGCAGCTGCTAACGAGGCTGGAGCTAATTTCATGCACATCAAG GGTGCAGAACTTCTAAATAAATATGTCGGAGAAAGCGAGCTAGCTATTCGAACATTATTTCAGCGCGCACGAACATGCGCACCATGTGTACTCTTCTTTGATGAG GTGGATGCTCTGACTACAAGTCGTGGCAAAGAAGGTGCTTGGGTTGTGGAACGGCTTTTGAACCAG TTTCTTGTGGAGCTGGACGGTGGAGAGAGGCGTAATGTGTATGTAATTGGAGCTACAAACAGGCCAGATGTAGTTGATCCTGCTTTCTTGAGACCAGGTAGGTTTGGGAATCTTCTTTACGTACCCCTCCCTAACGCGGATGAGCGTGCTTCAATTTTAAAAGCCATAGCGAGGAAGAAACCCATAGATCCTAGTGTTGATCTTGATGGCATTGCAAAGATGAACTGTGAAGATTTCAGCGGAGCTGATCTCGCTGGCTTG GTTCAAAAAGCTACATTCCAGGCAGTGGAGGAGATTGTAGGCTCCAGTGAGTCGTCTGAAGATGATGTAATAGATACAACTCAGTGTACCATCAAGATGACTCATTTCGAGCAAGCCTTGTCCTCAGTCTCACCTTCTGTGAAAAAAcag GATCGAGAACGCTACGAGGCACTATCAAAAAAGTTTCAAGAAAGCATTGGAAGGAACACTGAACAAGTCACCATAGGACCATCTTTCGCCCTCGAGTAA
- the LOC104763728 gene encoding cell division control protein 48 homolog C-like isoform X1 — MVRRGRGGGGGGMGGGINRRYLSQVMDLCGKDLTTAEDIVDDLRSRYGNFARLTRQVLLLNVRQVLNVRNNNKRVKDDDEDDNNGDDVEGSAAQRKKQRRVDEKEEKLQRAEQSHLRKRSMERSVSSSPSEDSGDVSTSEDAIYSEKLSPRFDLTNDSLRDNYAKLNSSSKKPIGAPEENNVEVETLSNKGRSKLATMGARKEAKGSLSLSGTIGNGGDLVVEGNKGPTFKDFGGIKKILDDLEMNVLFPILNPEPFKKIGVKPPSGILFHGPPGCGKTKLANAIANEVGVPFYKISATDVVSGVSGASEENIRELFSKAYRTAPSIVFIDEIDAIGSKRENQQREMEKRIVTQLLTCMDGPGHEGEKNGPDSNTGSVLVIGATNRPDALDPALRRSGRFECEIALSAPDEDARAEILSVVAQKLRLEGPFDNRKIARLTPGFVGADLESIAYYAGRKAIKRILDSRKCEQSGDAAEDDKCWLRQPWPEEELEKLFVKMSDFEEAVNLVQASLTREGFSIVPDVKWDDVGGLDHLRLEFNRYLVRPIKRPDIYKAFGVDLETGFLLYGPPGCGKTLIAKAAANEAGANFMHIKGAELLNKYVGESELAIRTLFQRARTCAPCVLFFDEVDALTTSRGKEGAWVVERLLNQFLVELDGGERRNVYVIGATNRPDVVDPAFLRPGRFGNLLYVPLPNADERASILKAIARKKPIDPSVDLDGIAKMNCEDFSGADLAGLVQKATFQAVEEIVGSSESSEDDVIDTTQCTIKMTHFEQALSSVSPSVKKQDRERYEALSKKFQESIGRNTEQVTIGPSFALE; from the exons ATGGTGAGAAGAGGTCGCGGCGGCGGAGGCGGTGGTATGGGCGGAGGAATCAATCGTAGATATCTGAGTCAAGTTATGGATTTATGCGGGAAGGATTTAACTACGGCggaggatatcgtcgatgatcTTCGTTCCAGGTACGGCAATTTTGCGAGGTTGACTCGGCAAGTGCTTCTGCTCAATGTCAGACAAGTCCTTAAtgtaagaaacaacaacaagagggttaaagacgacgacgaagatgaCAACAATGGCGACGATGTGGAAGGTTCTGCTGCtcagagaaagaaacagagacgggttgatgagaaagaggagaagttgcAGCGAGCTGAGCAGTCACATCTGAGGAAGAGGAGCATGGAACGTTCAGTGTCTTCTTCTCCGTCGGAAGACAGTGGCGATGTGTCTACCTCCGAGGACGCTATTTACAGCGAGAAGCTTAGTCCGCGGTTTGATTTGACTAATGACAGTCTACGAGATAACTACGCCAAGTTAAACAGCTCCTCCAAGAAACCAATTGGGGCGCCTGAGGAAAACAATGTCGAAGTTGAGACTCTGAGCAACAAAGGTAGAAGCAAGTTGGCTACAATGGGGGCGAGAAAGGAGGCTAAAGGCTCTCTTTCCCTCAGTGGAACTATTGGTAATGGTGGTGATTTGGTAGTTGAGGGTAATAAAGGACCTacttttaaagattttggtgGGATTAAGAAAATTTTGGATGATTTGGAGATGAATGTTCTTTTCCCTATTCTCAATCCTGAACCGTTTAAGAAGATTGGAGTGAAGCCACCAAGCGGGATTCTATTTCATGGACCACCTGGTTGTGGAAAGACCAAGTTGGCCAATGCCATTGCCAATGAAGTTGGTGTTCCGTTTTATAAGATCTCAGCCACAGATGTGGTTTCTGGTGTTTCCG GTGCTTCTGAAGAGAATATTAGAGAGCTCTTCTCTAAAGCGTATAGGACTGCGCCTTCGATTGTGTTTATCGATGAGATTGATGCAATTGGGTCAAAGAGAGAAAATCAGCAAAGGGAGATGGAGAAGCGGATAGTAACGCAATTATTGACTTGTATGGATGGACCTGGTCACGAAGGGGAGAAAAATGGTCCTGACTCTAATACTGGTTCTGTTCTCGTCATTGGAGCTACAAATAGACCTGATGCTCTTGATCCAGCTTTGAGAAGAAGTGGACGATTTGAGTGTGAGATCGCTCTAAGTGCTCCAGATGAAGACGCAAGGGCTGAGATACTCTCTGTTGTAGCCCAAAAACTTAGACTAGAAGGGCCTTTTGACAATAGAAAAATAGCTCGTTTAACACCCGGTTTTGTTGGAGCTGATTTGGAGAGTATTGCTTACTATGCTGGCAGGAAAGCCATAAAGAGAATCTTGGATTCAAGAAAATGTGAACAGTCTGGAGACGCTGCTGAAGATGATAAATGTTGGCTGAGGCAGCCCTGGCCAGAAGAAGAGTTGGAAAAACTCTTTGTCAAAATGTCTGATTTCGAG GAAGCAGTGAATCTAGTTCAGGCATCTTTAACAAGAGAAGGATTCTCAATTGTGCCTGACGTCAAGTGGGATGATGTTGGTGGACTCGACCATCTACGTCTTGAATTCAACCGTTATTTAGTCAGGCCTATCAAAAGGCCTGATATATATAAG GCTTTTGGGGTAGACTTAGAGACAGGATTTTTGCTCTATGGACCACCGGGTTGTGGCAAGACATTGATTGCAAAGGCAGCTGCTAACGAGGCTGGAGCTAATTTCATGCACATCAAG GGTGCAGAACTTCTAAATAAATATGTCGGAGAAAGCGAGCTAGCTATTCGAACATTATTTCAGCGCGCACGAACATGCGCACCATGTGTACTCTTCTTTGATGAG GTGGATGCTCTGACTACAAGTCGTGGCAAAGAAGGTGCTTGGGTTGTGGAACGGCTTTTGAACCAG TTTCTTGTGGAGCTGGACGGTGGAGAGAGGCGTAATGTGTATGTAATTGGAGCTACAAACAGGCCAGATGTAGTTGATCCTGCTTTCTTGAGACCAGGTAGGTTTGGGAATCTTCTTTACGTACCCCTCCCTAACGCGGATGAGCGTGCTTCAATTTTAAAAGCCATAGCGAGGAAGAAACCCATAGATCCTAGTGTTGATCTTGATGGCATTGCAAAGATGAACTGTGAAGATTTCAGCGGAGCTGATCTCGCTGGCTTG GTTCAAAAAGCTACATTCCAGGCAGTGGAGGAGATTGTAGGCTCCAGTGAGTCGTCTGAAGATGATGTAATAGATACAACTCAGTGTACCATCAAGATGACTCATTTCGAGCAAGCCTTGTCCTCAGTCTCACCTTCTGTGAAAAAAcag GATCGAGAACGCTACGAGGCACTATCAAAAAAGTTTCAAGAAAGCATTGGAAGGAACACTGAACAAGTCACCATAGGACCATCTTTCGCCCTCGAGTAA
- the LOC104763730 gene encoding NAC domain-containing protein 8-like isoform X2: protein MARAWIVDGRGIATKVKNASLSSAFQIQDCGAHIQCPSCSYRIDNSNVLLPWPGLPKGVKFEPTDEDIIEFLEAKCGLGDSLPHVLIEEFIRPVTEDVGINYTHPQNLPGANKDGVSVFFFHKTVQAYGTGQRKRRKITPTLVNDEPVRWHKTGRTKPVFLNGLQRGCKKIMVLYKSARKGSKPVKSNWVLHQYHLGTEGKEIGDYVVSKITYQQQKLGDEGESSGVRGGPTTPKTNTPTPPRPVEGVAGDEEAFDDSKMFDPFMEGLDSIPEAALGKMWSKKARMDEDYVVNLSEDSLTCNESIEASVWENQVLPPNPSLGTIGEFDGFSISDLENADLGTPPDFLSLASQESLLNWIGWL, encoded by the exons ATGGCGAG GGCTTGGATTGTCGATGGTCGAGGTATTGCAACCAAAGTGAaaaatgcttctctttcttcagcttttcaGATCCAAGACTGCGGTGCTCATATCCAATGCCCCAGTTGCTCCTACCGCATTGACAACAGCAAT GTACTGCTTCCATGGCCTGGCCTTCCTAAAGGTGTCAAGTTTGAGCCAACTGATGAGGACATCATCGAATTTTTGGAAGCTAAATGTGGGCTTGGTGACTCACTACCTCACGTGCTTATCGAGGAGTTTATTCGTCCTGTCACTGAAGATGTTGGAATCAATTATACTCACCCTCAAAACCTTCCTG GTGCAAACAAAGATGGAGTaagtgtcttcttctttcacaagaCGGTGCAGGCTTATGGCACAGGACAGAGGAAACGCCGAAAGATCACACCGACTCTTGTGAACGATGAACCAGTTCGCTGGCACAAGACTGGCAGAACCAAACCTGTGTTTCTCAATGGACTCCAAAGGGGCTGCAAGAAGATCATGGTTCTCTACAAGAGCGCTAGAAAGGGGTCAAAGCCCGTGAAGTCAAACTGGGTTCTGCATCAGTACCATCTCGGAACAGAAGGAAAAGAGATAGGAGACTATGTTGTTTCCAAGATCACATATCAGCAGCAGAAGCTTGGGGATGAAGGTGAGAGTTCCGGGGTTAGAGGTGGCCCTACAACACCAAAGACGAATACTCCTACACCACCTAGACCTGTAGAAGGTGTTGCTGGAGATGAGGAAGCCTTTGATGATTCAAAGATGTTTGATCCTTTTATGGAG GGACTGGACAGCATTCCAGAAGCTGCATTAGGGAAGATGTGGTCCAAAAAAGCTCGAATGGATGAGGATTATGTTGTAAACCTCAGTGAAGATAGCTTAACATGCAATGAGAGCATTGAAGCTTCTGTTTGGGAAAATCAGGTTCTGCCCCCCAATCCTAGCCTCGGAACTATTGGGGAGTTCGATGGTTTCTCCATTTCAGATCTGGAGAATGCAGATTTGGGGACTCCCCCTGATTTCCTCTCT TTGGCTTCTCAGGAGAGCTTGTTGAACTGGATTGGATGGCTGTGA
- the LOC104763730 gene encoding NAC domain-containing protein 8-like isoform X1 — protein MRSFPRSSVNKLQSLPSLSLSLYLFVLGVMARAWIVDGRGIATKVKNASLSSAFQIQDCGAHIQCPSCSYRIDNSNVLLPWPGLPKGVKFEPTDEDIIEFLEAKCGLGDSLPHVLIEEFIRPVTEDVGINYTHPQNLPGANKDGVSVFFFHKTVQAYGTGQRKRRKITPTLVNDEPVRWHKTGRTKPVFLNGLQRGCKKIMVLYKSARKGSKPVKSNWVLHQYHLGTEGKEIGDYVVSKITYQQQKLGDEGESSGVRGGPTTPKTNTPTPPRPVEGVAGDEEAFDDSKMFDPFMEGLDSIPEAALGKMWSKKARMDEDYVVNLSEDSLTCNESIEASVWENQVLPPNPSLGTIGEFDGFSISDLENADLGTPPDFLSLASQESLLNWIGWL, from the exons ATGAGAAGCTTTCCTCGAAGCTCAG TGAACAAGCTCCAAAgccttccttctctctctctctctctgtatctctttgttttggGAGTCATGGCGAG GGCTTGGATTGTCGATGGTCGAGGTATTGCAACCAAAGTGAaaaatgcttctctttcttcagcttttcaGATCCAAGACTGCGGTGCTCATATCCAATGCCCCAGTTGCTCCTACCGCATTGACAACAGCAAT GTACTGCTTCCATGGCCTGGCCTTCCTAAAGGTGTCAAGTTTGAGCCAACTGATGAGGACATCATCGAATTTTTGGAAGCTAAATGTGGGCTTGGTGACTCACTACCTCACGTGCTTATCGAGGAGTTTATTCGTCCTGTCACTGAAGATGTTGGAATCAATTATACTCACCCTCAAAACCTTCCTG GTGCAAACAAAGATGGAGTaagtgtcttcttctttcacaagaCGGTGCAGGCTTATGGCACAGGACAGAGGAAACGCCGAAAGATCACACCGACTCTTGTGAACGATGAACCAGTTCGCTGGCACAAGACTGGCAGAACCAAACCTGTGTTTCTCAATGGACTCCAAAGGGGCTGCAAGAAGATCATGGTTCTCTACAAGAGCGCTAGAAAGGGGTCAAAGCCCGTGAAGTCAAACTGGGTTCTGCATCAGTACCATCTCGGAACAGAAGGAAAAGAGATAGGAGACTATGTTGTTTCCAAGATCACATATCAGCAGCAGAAGCTTGGGGATGAAGGTGAGAGTTCCGGGGTTAGAGGTGGCCCTACAACACCAAAGACGAATACTCCTACACCACCTAGACCTGTAGAAGGTGTTGCTGGAGATGAGGAAGCCTTTGATGATTCAAAGATGTTTGATCCTTTTATGGAG GGACTGGACAGCATTCCAGAAGCTGCATTAGGGAAGATGTGGTCCAAAAAAGCTCGAATGGATGAGGATTATGTTGTAAACCTCAGTGAAGATAGCTTAACATGCAATGAGAGCATTGAAGCTTCTGTTTGGGAAAATCAGGTTCTGCCCCCCAATCCTAGCCTCGGAACTATTGGGGAGTTCGATGGTTTCTCCATTTCAGATCTGGAGAATGCAGATTTGGGGACTCCCCCTGATTTCCTCTCT TTGGCTTCTCAGGAGAGCTTGTTGAACTGGATTGGATGGCTGTGA
- the LOC104763731 gene encoding putative glucose-6-phosphate 1-epimerase has product MPLNLGNDGDGSSRIILTEPRGSTAEVLLFGGQVISWKNERREELLYMSSKAQYKPPKAIRGGIPVCFPQFGNFGGLERHGFVRNRLWSYDEDPSPLSPANKQSSVDLILKSTEDDLKTWPHSFELRIRITISPGKLTLIPRVRDIDSKAFSFMFTLRNYLYVSDISEVRVEGLETLDYLDNLMNKERFTEQADAITFDGEVDRVYLNTPTKIAVIDHERKRTIELRKEGMPNAVVWNPWDKKAKTIADMGDEDYKTMLCVDSGAIEPQVLLKPREEWKGRQELSIVSSSYCSGQLDPRKVLYGDN; this is encoded by the exons ATGCCTTTGAATTTAGGCAACGATGGCGATGGTTCGTCCCGGATTATCTTGACTGAGCCTCGCGGTTCAACTGCTGAG GTGCTTCTATTTGGAGGACAAGTCATTTCTTGGAAAAATGAAAGGAGGGAAGAACTGCTTTACATGAGCAGCAAG GCTCAGTATAAGCCACCCAAGGCGATCAGAGGAGGAATACCTGTTTGCTTTCCACAG TTTGGAAACTTTGGTGGACTTGAGCGACATGGATTTGTCCGGAACAGATTGTGGTCTTATGATGAAGATCCTTCGCCTCTGTCTCCTGCTAACAAACAATCATCAGTTGATCTGATATTGAAGTCCACAGAAGATGACCTGAAGACCTGGCCTCACAG TTTTGAACTCCGTATTCGCATCACTATCAGCCCTGGGAAGCTTACTTTGATCCCTCGTGTGAGGGACATTGACTCAAAGGCATTCTCCTTTATGTTTACACTGCGAAACTACTTGTATGTATCTGACATAAG TGAAGTACGAGTTGAGGGTTTGGAGACACTGGATTATCTAGACAACTTGATGAACAAAGAAAGATTCACGGAGCAAGCAGACGCGATTACCTTTGACGGCGAG GTCGATAGAGTGTACTTGAACACACCAACGAAGATTGCGGTCATAGATCATGAACGAAAGAGGACAATCGAGTTGCGAAAGGAAGGCATGCCCAATGCAG TTGTGTGGAACCCTTGGGACAAGAAGGCAAAGACCATAGCTGATATGGGAGATGaagattacaaaacaatgcTTTGTGTAGATTCTGGAGCAATTGAGCCGCAGGTATTGTTAAAGCCTCGTGAAGAGTGGAAAGGGAGACAAGAACTATCAATCGTGTCATCCAGTTACTGCAGCGGACAGCTTGATCCACGCAAGGTTCTTTACGGCGATAACTGA
- the LOC104763733 gene encoding putative pentatricopeptide repeat-containing protein At3g01580, which produces MGFYRKFSSSVDARQVFGEMSKRSLYQWNTLLKSLSRDKQWEDVLCHFVQMFRHEEKPDNFTLPVALKACGELRDVKYGEMIHGFVNKDPTFGSDLYVRSSLIYMYVKCGRMTEALKVFDELEKPDLVTWSSMVSGFEKNGSPFQAVELFRRMAMASDVTPDRVTLVTLVSACTKLSNPRLGRCVHGFALRRGFTKDLSLLNSLLNCFAKSNAFKEAVNLFKTMAEKDVISWSTVIACYVLNGSAAEALCVFNEMMDNGTEPNVATFLCVLQACAAAHDLEQGRKTHELAIRKGLETDVKVSTALVDMYMKCFSPDEAYAVFSMIPRKDVVSWVALISGFTLNGMAHRSIEEFSMMLLANNTRPDAILMVKVLGSCSELGFLEQAECFHSYVIKYGFDSNTFIGASLVELYSRCGSLGNASKVFNEITLKDTVVWTSLITGYGIHGKGFKALETFSHMVNSSEVEPNKVTFLSVLSACSHAGLIHEGLSIFELMVNKYRFVPNLEHYAVLVDLLGRVGELDTAIEITKRMPFSPTPQILGTLLGACRIHQNNEMAEIVAKKLFELESNHAGYYMLMSNLYGVKGEWESVEKLRNSVKQRGIKKGLAESLIEITRKVHRFVADDDLHPEKEPVYGLLKELDLHMKADLENSVYFKYEGDSL; this is translated from the coding sequence ATGGGTTTTTACCGGAAGTTCTCTTCTTCGGTGGATGCACGCCAGGTGTTCGGCGAAATGTCGAAGCGAAGCTTATACCAGTGGAATACTCTTCTTAAGAGTTTATCCAGAGATAAACAATGGGAAGATGTCCTCTGTCACTTTGTTCAAATGTTTCGCCATGAAGAAAAGCCTGATAATTTCACGCTTCCAGTTGCTCTCAAGGCCTGCGGGGAGTTGCGGGATGTTAAGTATGGGGAAATGATTCATGGGTTTGTGAACAAGGATCCCACTTTTGGCTCTGACCTTTATGTTAGATCTTCTCTGATTTATATGTACGTGAAATGTGGGAGAATGACCGAAGCTTTGAAGGTGTTCGATGAGTTGGAGAAGCCTGATTTAGTGACCTGGTCTTCTATGGTTTCTGGTTTTGAGAAAAACGGGTCTCCCTTTCAGGCCGTCGAGCTTTTCAGGAGAATGGCCATGGCTTCTGATGTTACTCCTGATCGGGTGACTTTAGTCACACTAGTTTCTGCATGTACAAAGCTATCGAATCCAAGGCTTGGGAGATGTGTGCATGGTTTTGCCCTGAGGCGTGGATTTACAAAGGATCTGTCTTTACTAAATTCGCTATTGAACTGTTTTGCGAAGTCGAATGCTTTCAAGGAAGCGGTTAATTTGTTCAAGACGATGGCAGAGAAAGACGTTATATCTTGGAGCACAGTGATTGCTTGCTACGTTCTAAATGGATCTGCCGCTGAAGCATTGTGTGTCTTCAATGAAATGATGGATAACGGAACAGAACCTAATGTAGCTACTTTTCTCTGTGTTTTGCAAGCTTGTGCAGCTGCTCATGATTTAGAGCAAGGTAGGAAGACTCATGAATTAGCCATTAGGAAAGGCTTAGAGACAGATGTGAAAGTCTCCACTGCTCTAGTTGATATGTATATGAAGTGTTTCTCCCCCGACGAAGCTTATGCTGTTTTCTCCATGATTCCAAGGAAAGATGTGGTCTCTTGGGTTGCTTTGATAAGTGGTTTTACCTTAAATGGAATGGCTCACAGATCAATTGAGGAGTTTTCCATGATGCTGCTGGCAAATAATACCAGGCCTGACGCTATTCTTATGGTCAAGGTTCTCGGGTCATGTTCGGAGTTGGGTTTTCTAGAACAAGCTGAATGCTTTCATAGTTATGTGATTAAATATGGATTTGACAGTAACACATTCATCGGAGCGTCTCTGGTCGAGCTTTACTCGAGATGTGGCAGTCTAGGCAATGCTTCTAAAGTATTCAACGAGATTACTTTGAAGGACACTGTGGTTTGGACCTCTTTGATCACTGGCTATGGAATTCATGGGAAGGGCTTTAAAGCGCTGGAGACATTTAGTCACATGGTCAACAGCTCAGAAGTTGAGCCTAACAAAGTGACATTTCTCTCAGTCTTATCTGCTTGTAGTCACGCAGGTTTGATACACGAGGGGTTGAGCATATTTGAGTTGATGGTgaataaatatagatttgttCCTAACTTAGAACACTATGCTGTATTGGTTGATCTTCTTGGTCGTGTAGGAGAACTAGATACTGCCATTGAAATCACAAAGCGGATGCCTTTTTCACCAACACCTCAAATCTTGGGTACTCTTTTAGGCGCGTGTAGAATTCATCAGAATAATGAGATGGCAGAAATTGTGGCAAAGAAGCTTTTTGAATTGGAATCTAATCATGCTGGTTATTACATGTTAATGTCGAATCTGTATGGGGTTAAGGGAGAGTGGGAGAGTGTGGAGAAGTTGAGAAATTCAGTGAAGCAGAGAGGAATTAAGAAAGGCCTGGCAGAGAGTTTGATTGAGATAACAAGAAAGGTACATAGATTTGTGGCGGATGATGATTTGCATCCAGAGAAAGAGCCGGTTTATGGATTGCTCAAAGAGCTGGATTTGCATATGAAAGCAGACTTGGAAAATTCTGTGTACTTCAAATATGAGGGAGACAGCTTGTGA
- the LOC104763735 gene encoding oleosin 5, producing MADVRTHSHQLQVHPQRQHEGGIKVLYPQSGPSSTQVLAVFAGVPVGGTLLTIAGLTLAGSVIGLMLAFPLFLIFSPVIVPAAFVIGLAMTGFLASGAIGLTGLSSMSWVLNYIRRAGEHIPEELEEAKQRLAGMAEYVGQRTKDAGQTIEDKAHDVRETKTFDVRDRDTTKGNVRDTTKTHEVRVAST from the exons ATGGCGGACGTTCGCACACATTCACACCAGCTTCAAGTGCACCCTCAACGCCAGCACGAAGGAGGCATCAAAGTCCTTTATCCCCAGAGTGGCCCTTCTTCCACTCAG GTGCTAGCCGTATTTGCGGGTGTACCTGTTGGAGGAACGCTGCTAACCATAGCTGGTTTGACATTAGCCGGTTCGGTTATTGGACTAATGCTAGCATTCCCGTTGTTTCTCATCTTCAGCCCAGTAATCGTACCAGCAGCCTTTGTGATCGGTCTAGCTATGACCGGATTCTTGGCGTCAGGGGCCATAGGTCTCACTGGACTATCATCCATGTCGTGGGTACTCAACTACATCCGCCGGGCAGGAGAGCACATTCCggaggagcttgaggaagcaaAGCAGCGTTTGGCTGGCATGGCTGAGTACGTGGGACAAAGGACTAAAGATGCTGGACAAACCATAGAAGACAAAGCTCATGATGTCCGAGAGACCAAGACTTTTGATGTTCGAGACCGAGACACCACCAAGGGTAATGTCCGAGACACCACCAAGACTCACGAGGTTCGAGTGGCGTCTACTTAA